Proteins from a genomic interval of Arachis hypogaea cultivar Tifrunner chromosome 10, arahy.Tifrunner.gnm2.J5K5, whole genome shotgun sequence:
- the LOC140175616 gene encoding uncharacterized protein, producing MNLERVGDEVRCRAFPVILAGPAIRWFNSLLQGSVARSSDISHSFLAQFTTRIAKAKHPINLLGVTQKPGEPTRKYLDRFNDECLEIDGLTDSVAILCLTNGLLNEDFRKHLTTKPVWTMQEIQSVAREYINDEEVS from the coding sequence ATGAATTTGGAGAGGGTAGGGGACGAAGTGAGGTGTCGCGCCTTCCCAGTCATCTTGGCAGGACCCGCAATACGGTGGTTTAACAGCCTCCTCCAAGGATCTGTTGCCAGGTCCTCGGACATTAGCCACAGTTTCTTGGCCCAATTCACTACCCGAATCGCGAAGGCCAAACACCCGATCAACTTACTCGGGGTGACGCAAAAACCCGGCGAGCCAACCAGAAAATATTTGGACCGGTTCAACGATGAGTGTTTAGAGATTGACGGCCTAACTGACTCGGTGGCCATTTTGTGTTTGACTAATGGACTTCTGAATGAGGATTTCAGGAAGCATCTCACCACGAAGCCGGTGTGGACGATGCAAGAGATCCAAAGTGTGGCTAGGGAATATATCAATGATGAAGAAGTCAGTTAA
- the LOC140175617 gene encoding uncharacterized protein, with product MSHHLAVKTAVKPVAQMRRKMSQERAEEVARQTASLLEAGFIRELDYSTWLSNVVLIPMYQPNEEKIAFITPGGTYCYKVMPFGLKNAGATYQRLMNKIFSDLTGKTVEVYVDDILQNCQYSGKEVGSTRLEVCSDLQVVTSHIKGTYQARDPLLQKYLEKVKKLSEQFEEVMVQHVPRERNTRADLLSKLASTKPGTGNRSLIQGLIKEAAVALHITKEDPSWMNLFTNFLEIGKLPGDEKSAKALRREAAKYAIIQGQLFKKGLSQPLLKCLHPSQTGYVLREVHEGCYGYHIGGKALARKLIRAGYYWPLMMKDSKEFVKKCMKCQENTNFHKALATELNLLTSSRPFSHWGVDLLGPFSVGSGQVKYLIVAIDYYTKWIEAEPLASISSSNCRKFM from the exons ATGTCCCACCATCTGGCCGTCAAGACGGCAGTCAAACCAGTAGCACAGATGAGGAGGAAAATGTCGCAAGAAagagcagaggaggtggccaggcagacaGCAAGCCTTCTCGAAGCAGGATTCATACGGGAACTCGACTACTCGACTTGGCTGTCGAATGTAGTTTTG ATACCGATGTACCAGCCAAACGAGGAAAAGATAGCATTCATAACACCAGGAGGAACGTATTGCTACAAGGTGATGCCATTCGGGCTGAAGAATGCAGGGGCCAcctaccaaaggctgatgaacaagatattcagcgACCTGACGGGTAAAACGGTGGAAGTGTACGTGGATGATATCCTG caaaactgccagtattctggtaaAGAAGTCGGATCAACAAGACTTGAAGTGTGTAGCGACTTGCAGGTCGTTACTTCTCATATCAAGGGGACCTACCAAGCCAGAGACCCCCTGTTACAGAAATATCTGGAGAAGGTCAAAAAGCTAAGTGAACAATTTGAGGAGGTCATGGTCCAACACGTTCCAAGAGAAAGGAACACTCGAGCAGACCTCCTGTCCAAGTTGGCAAGCACCAAACCTGGGACGGGCAACCGGTCTCTCATTCAAGGGCTGATAAAAGAGGCAGCGGTTGCCCTCCACATAACAAAGGAAGATCCCTCCTGGATGAACCTGTTCACCAACTTCTTGGAAATTGGCAAGCTCCCTGGTGATGAGAAGTCGGCCAAAGCATTAAGAAGGGAAGCGGCCAAGTATGCGATCATACAAGGTCAATTGTTCAAGAAGGGACTCAGCCAACCCTTGCTGAAATGCCTACATCCAAGCCAAACAGGTTATGTGCTCAGAGAGGTCCATGAAGGGTGCTATGGTTACCACATTGGGGGCAAAGCACTAGCGAGGAAGCTTATCAGAGCTGGTTATTACTGGCCACTGATGATGAAGGACTCTAAAGAGTTTGTGAAGAAGTGCATGAAATGCCAGGAGAACACAAATTTCCACAAAGCGCTGGCAACCGAGCTAAATCTGTTGACGTCTTCCCGACCTTTCTCACattggggagtcgacctcttgggtCCCTTCTCGGTAGGCTCAGGGCAAGTCAAGTACCTTATAGTTGCTATCGACTATTATACCAAGTGGATAGAGGCTGAGCCgctggccagcatatcctcatccaattgcCGAAAGTTCATGTAG